In one window of Helianthus annuus cultivar XRQ/B chromosome 17, HanXRQr2.0-SUNRISE, whole genome shotgun sequence DNA:
- the LOC110925963 gene encoding uncharacterized protein LOC110925963 isoform X2 gives MVVTLGLFASVLYCCLGRDALRPANANKSQHEEDEKEEEEEEDELKVNIRSKGYKNKLGTLQRSMKVSVRDPKIKNLLDSVDESGTASLPLPPGKLAVFSPPPPASPPPPPPPPPPPPPPPPPPQAAGPPPPPPLPGLKVPPPPPKAGRLPPSNKSGSPRHNDVKEENNKDGDPGPTQTKLKPFFWDKVNAIQGRSMVWHHLKDGSFQYDEDMMVGLFGYVAAQNKKERGKIDSNLQSQTKLIQIIDSKKSQNLAILLRALNVTTEQVCEAVKKGTQLPVELISTLLKMQPTQDEELKLRLYNGDLNQLGTSERFLKNLVEIPFAFKRLEALLFMSSLHENYHVAKESFATLEVACNKLTSSRLFLRLLEAVLKTGNRMNDGTYRGGAQAFKLDTLLKLSDVKGTDGKTTLLSFVVQEIIRYEGIKVARHQGLEPNNESPEHLKMLGMEVVSKLSEELNDVKKASIIDGEMLTSTVSKLGNMLKKTKEFMNEEMKKAEGATEFINALTRFLEYAEADIKWMIEEEKRIMAVVKSTADYFHGKSGKDEGLRLFAIVRDFLKILDNTCNEVRKTLAIQKRLNHKESTPAKTNKRYWKNTRDKIMIMKDAVKMILEALYDGDDDDDEVQDTGQKSSPTPASTSSPFMPSIHDKLALLAINNQQTDGSDSDSDDWSIDNDETKHSSLDANNQAKSRAMDDKMDGLEADDWSSDNGEKEPHASDETRWRFLTDADGEQPFPTDLGLNDEDTMQVESESPYASTPPTSVDISPHSFVDAEDERLLSDIKDERINGPDADSFHSDGDASYNELLVPVVEAETMTDSDDDVQRQSQTEAPHTPESPISEEISDRGLSDANKFNDEPTYDSDSDAQHTPESLTSEERSQQLQDVNEFNDHVVTGQSQTEAQYTTESPIFKESSQQLPGVDEFNIDDVTGQSQTKAQHTPESPASEESSQQLSDVNKFNDDVTGLSQTESPTFEESSQQLPGVNEFDVDDVTGLIRTESPTFEESSQQLPGINEFNVDDITGLSQTESPTFEESSQQLPGVNEFDVDDVTGLIRTESPTFEESSQQLPGVNEFDIDDVTGLIRTESPTFEESSQQLPGINEFNVDDITGLSQTESPTFEESSQQLPGVNEFNVDDVTGLSQTESPTFVESSQQLPGVNEFNVDDVTGLSQTESPTFEESSQQLPGVNEFNVDDVTGLSQTESPTFEESSQQLPGVDEFNDELMNGSDSDAWHSDDDDVTGQSQTESQHTNESPTFEESSQQLPGVNEFNDEPMSDSDSSDPWHSDDDDVTGQSKGGAR, from the exons ATGGTGGTAACACTCGGCCTTTTTGCTTCGGTGTTGTATTGTTGTCTTGGACGCGATGCACTTAGACCAGCCAATGCGAATAAATCACAACACGAAGAAGacgaaaaagaagaagaagaagaagaagatgaacttAAAGTCAACATACGCTCCAAGGGCTATAAAAACAAATTAG GTACTTTACAAAGATCAATGAAGGTGTCGGTTCGTGATCCCAAGATCAAGAATTTGCTCGACAGCGTCGATGAATCCGGAACCGCATCTTTACCGCTCCCACCAGGAAAGTTGGCTGTCTTTTCACCGCCACCACCagcttcaccaccaccaccaccaccgccacctccgccaccaccaccgcctccGCCTCCGCCACAAGCAGCTggcccaccaccgccaccaccactgcCTGGCTTGAAAgtaccaccaccgccaccaaaGGCAGGACGCCTACCTCCATCAAACAAATCGGGTAGTCCAAGGCATAACGATGTTAAGGAGGAAAACAATAAAGACGGAGATCCGGGTCCCACACAAACCAAGTTAAAGCCGTTTTTTTGGGACAAAGTGAATGCTATTCAAGGTCGTTCTATGGTTTGGCACCATCTTAAAGATGGATCGTTCCA GTATGATGAGGACATGATGGTGGGTCTGTTTGGTTATGTGGCTGCTCAAAATAAGAAAGAGCGCGGGAAGATCGATTCTAACTTACAATCTCAAACCAAGTTGATACAGATCATTGATTCAAAAAAATCGCAGAATTTAGCTATTCTTCTACGAGCATTGAATGTGACAACTGAACAAGTCTGTGAAGCAGTTAAGAAAG GCACTCAGCTTCCAGTTGAGCTTATTTCAACTTTGTTGAAAATGCAACCAACTCAAGACGAAGAACTAAAACTTCGGTTATATAATGGCGATCTTAACCAACTCGGTACTTCAGAACGTTTCCTCAAAAACTTGGTTGAGATCCCGTTTGCGTTTAAACGTCTCGAAGCTTTGCTGTTCATGAGTTCCCTTCATGAGAATTACCATGTGGCTAAAGAATCATTTGCCACTCTGGAG GTAGCATGCAACAAACTTACAAGCAGCAGACTCTTCTTGAGGCTTCTAGAAGCAGTTCTCAAAACGGGTAACCGGATGAATGACGGTACATACCGTGGTGGGGCCCAGGCGTTCAAACTCGATACCCTTTTGAAACTTTCTGATGTCAAAGGAACCGATGGAAAAACGACTCTTTTATCATTCGTGGTTCAAGAAATCATCCGGTATGAAGGAATCAAGGTGGCTAGACACCAAGGTCTCGAACCGAACAATGAATCACCCGAACATCTCAAAATGTTAGGTATGGAGGTTGTTTCGAAATTAAGCGAGGAACTCAACGATGTGAAAAAAGCATCCATTATTGACGGTGAGATGTTAACGTCAACGGTTTCTAAATTGGGAAATATGTTGAAGAAAACGAAAGAATTTATGAATGAAGAGATGAAAAAAGCAGAAGGAGCTACCGAGTTTATTAACGCACTCACTCGGTTTTTGGAGTATGCAGAAGCGGATATCAAGTGGATGATCGAAGAAGAGAAACGGATAATGGCAGTGGTCAAGAGCACAGCGGATTATTTCCATGGGAAATCTGGAAAAGACGAAGGCTTACGATTGTTTGCCATAGTTCGCGATTTTTTAAAGATATTGGATAATACATGTAACGAAGTGAGAAAAACATTGGCCATACAAAAAAGACTTAACCATAAGGAATCTACACCTGCAAAAACAAACAAGCGGTATTGGAAGAACACTCGCGATAAGATCATGATCATGAAAGACGCGGTTAAAATGATACTTGAAGCGCTTTATGATGGCGACGACGACGATGACGAAGTTCAAGACACAGGTCAGAAGTCATCACCGACGCCTGCAAGCACTTCTTCACCGTTTATGCCGAGTATTCATGATAAACTCGCGCTATTGGCtataaacaatcaacaaacagACGGTTCAGATTCGGATTCAGATGACTGGAGCATAGATAACGATGAAACGAAACATTCTTCATTAGATGCTAATAATCAAGCCAAGTCACGGGCTATGGATGACAAGATGGATGGTTTAGAAGCGGATGACTGGAGTTCAGATAACGGAGAAAAGGAACCACACGCGTCAGACGAAACGCGTTGGCGGTTTTTGACGGATGCTGACGGTGAGCAACCGTTCCCGACTGACTTGGGGTTGAATGATGAAGATACAATGCAGGTTGAAAGCGAGTCACCTTATGCATCGACACCACCTACTTCCGTAGATATTAGTCCACATAGTTTCGTGGATGCTGAGGATGAACGATTGCTCTCAGACATAAAAGACGAACGGATAAATGGTCCAGATGCTGATAGCTTCCATTCAGATGGTGATGCTTCCTATAATGAACTACTGGTTCCAGTAGTCGAAGCTGAGACGATGACTGATTCAGATGATGATGTACAACGGCAGAGTCAAACGGAAGCACCGCATACACCGGAATCGCCTATTTCTGAAGAAATAAGCGATCGGGGGTTATCAGATGCAAACAAGTTCAACGATGAGCCAACATATGATTCGGACTCCGATGCACAACATACGCCAGAATCACTTACTTCTGAAGAAAGAAGCCAACAGTTACAAGATGTTAACGAGTTCAACGATCATGTTGTAACAGGGCAGAGTCAAACAGAAGCACAGTATACAACCGAATCACCTATTTTTAAAGAAAGTAGCCAACAGTTACCAGGTGTTGACGAGTTCAACATTGATGATGTAACAGGGCAAAGTCAAACCAAAGCACAACATACACCGGAATCACCTGCTTCTGAAGAAAGTAGCCAACAGTTGTCAGATGTTAACAAGTTCAACGATGATGTAACCGGGCTGAGTCAAACCGAATCACCTACTTTTGAAGAAAGTAGCCAACAGTTACCAGGTGTTAACGAGTTCGACGTTGATGACGTAACAGGGCTGATTCGAACCGAATCACCTACTTTTGAAGAAAGTAGCCAACAATTACCAGGTATTAACGAGTTCAACGTTGATGACATAACAGGGCTGAGTCAAACCGAATCACCTACTTTTGAAGAAAGTAGCCAACAGTTACCAGGTGTTAACGAGTTCGACGTTGATGACGTAACAGGGCTGATTCGAACCGAATCACCTACTTTTGAAGAAAGTAGCCAACAGTTACCAGGTGTTAACGAGTTCGACATTGATGACGTAACAGGGCTGATTCGAACCGAATCACCTACTTTTGAAGAAAGTAGCCAACAGTTACCAGGTATTAACGAGTTCAACGTTGATGACATAACAGGGCTGAGTCAAACCGAATCACCTACTTTTGAAGAAAGTAGCCAACAGTTACCAGGTGTTAACGAGTTCAACGTTGATGACGTAACAGGGCTGAGTCAAACCGAATCACCTACTTTCGTAGAAAGTAGCCAACAGTTACCAGGTGTTAACGAGTTTAACGTTGATGACGTAACAGGGCTGAGTCAAACAGAATCACCTACTTTTGAAGAAAGTAGCCAACAGTTGCCAGGTGTTAACGAGTTTAACGTTGATGATGTAACAGGGCTGAGTCAAACAGAATCACCTACTTTTGAAGAAAGTAGCCAACAGTTACCAGGTGTTGACGAGTTCAACGATGAGCTAATGAATGGTTCAGACTCCGACGCTTGGCattcagatgatgatgatgtaacaGGGCAGAGTCAAACAGAATCACAACATACAAACGAATCACCTACTTTTGAAGAAAGTAGCCAACAGTTACCAGGTGTTAACGAGTTCAATGATGAGCCAATGAGCGATTCAGACTCCTCCGACCCTTGGCattcagatgatgatgatgtaacaGGACAGTCAAAAGGTGGTGCAAGATGA
- the LOC110925963 gene encoding uncharacterized protein LOC110925963 isoform X1, giving the protein MRRALLWNGTICFAKRVGFVGVFVALLCVVLVDLLEGNRSVHKECWYGNGADLTSQFIEENAPTLYCLDEFEQNTIPIDECNLHCVNGKRSTYNNCGKDEWQENLSNSYDPDNHQTTSYRKLPDNLQKRACPSAASDHGLACSPSTVKRSPIRALLSSPEELENSYSRPSRKLVDIGAIGGQPLLIGVVVITMVVTLGLFASVLYCCLGRDALRPANANKSQHEEDEKEEEEEEDELKVNIRSKGYKNKLGTLQRSMKVSVRDPKIKNLLDSVDESGTASLPLPPGKLAVFSPPPPASPPPPPPPPPPPPPPPPPPQAAGPPPPPPLPGLKVPPPPPKAGRLPPSNKSGSPRHNDVKEENNKDGDPGPTQTKLKPFFWDKVNAIQGRSMVWHHLKDGSFQYDEDMMVGLFGYVAAQNKKERGKIDSNLQSQTKLIQIIDSKKSQNLAILLRALNVTTEQVCEAVKKGTQLPVELISTLLKMQPTQDEELKLRLYNGDLNQLGTSERFLKNLVEIPFAFKRLEALLFMSSLHENYHVAKESFATLEVACNKLTSSRLFLRLLEAVLKTGNRMNDGTYRGGAQAFKLDTLLKLSDVKGTDGKTTLLSFVVQEIIRYEGIKVARHQGLEPNNESPEHLKMLGMEVVSKLSEELNDVKKASIIDGEMLTSTVSKLGNMLKKTKEFMNEEMKKAEGATEFINALTRFLEYAEADIKWMIEEEKRIMAVVKSTADYFHGKSGKDEGLRLFAIVRDFLKILDNTCNEVRKTLAIQKRLNHKESTPAKTNKRYWKNTRDKIMIMKDAVKMILEALYDGDDDDDEVQDTGQKSSPTPASTSSPFMPSIHDKLALLAINNQQTDGSDSDSDDWSIDNDETKHSSLDANNQAKSRAMDDKMDGLEADDWSSDNGEKEPHASDETRWRFLTDADGEQPFPTDLGLNDEDTMQVESESPYASTPPTSVDISPHSFVDAEDERLLSDIKDERINGPDADSFHSDGDASYNELLVPVVEAETMTDSDDDVQRQSQTEAPHTPESPISEEISDRGLSDANKFNDEPTYDSDSDAQHTPESLTSEERSQQLQDVNEFNDHVVTGQSQTEAQYTTESPIFKESSQQLPGVDEFNIDDVTGQSQTKAQHTPESPASEESSQQLSDVNKFNDDVTGLSQTESPTFEESSQQLPGVNEFDVDDVTGLIRTESPTFEESSQQLPGINEFNVDDITGLSQTESPTFEESSQQLPGVNEFDVDDVTGLIRTESPTFEESSQQLPGVNEFDIDDVTGLIRTESPTFEESSQQLPGINEFNVDDITGLSQTESPTFEESSQQLPGVNEFNVDDVTGLSQTESPTFVESSQQLPGVNEFNVDDVTGLSQTESPTFEESSQQLPGVNEFNVDDVTGLSQTESPTFEESSQQLPGVDEFNDELMNGSDSDAWHSDDDDVTGQSQTESQHTNESPTFEESSQQLPGVNEFNDEPMSDSDSSDPWHSDDDDVTGQSKGGAR; this is encoded by the exons CCGACACTGTACTGTCTTGACGAGTTTGAACAAAATACTATACCTATCGACGAATGTAACCTGCATTGCGTAAATGGCAAAAGATCCACATATAACAACTGTGGAAAAGATGAGTGGCAAGAAAATCTTTCTAACTCATACGATCCCGATAATCACCAAACAACGTCTTACAGAAAACTTCCTGACAATCTACAAAAGAGAGCATGCCCAAGTGCAGCATCCGATCATGGGCTCGCATGCTCACCATCTACGGTCAAACGTTCTCCTATTCGGGCCCTGCTTTCATCACCTGAAGAGTTGGAGAACTCTTACTCTAGGCCCTCGCGTAAGCTTGTTGATATTGGAGCAATTGGCGGGCAACCGTTGTTGATAGGTGTCGTAGTGATAACTATGGTGGTAACACTCGGCCTTTTTGCTTCGGTGTTGTATTGTTGTCTTGGACGCGATGCACTTAGACCAGCCAATGCGAATAAATCACAACACGAAGAAGacgaaaaagaagaagaagaagaagaagatgaacttAAAGTCAACATACGCTCCAAGGGCTATAAAAACAAATTAG GTACTTTACAAAGATCAATGAAGGTGTCGGTTCGTGATCCCAAGATCAAGAATTTGCTCGACAGCGTCGATGAATCCGGAACCGCATCTTTACCGCTCCCACCAGGAAAGTTGGCTGTCTTTTCACCGCCACCACCagcttcaccaccaccaccaccaccgccacctccgccaccaccaccgcctccGCCTCCGCCACAAGCAGCTggcccaccaccgccaccaccactgcCTGGCTTGAAAgtaccaccaccgccaccaaaGGCAGGACGCCTACCTCCATCAAACAAATCGGGTAGTCCAAGGCATAACGATGTTAAGGAGGAAAACAATAAAGACGGAGATCCGGGTCCCACACAAACCAAGTTAAAGCCGTTTTTTTGGGACAAAGTGAATGCTATTCAAGGTCGTTCTATGGTTTGGCACCATCTTAAAGATGGATCGTTCCA GTATGATGAGGACATGATGGTGGGTCTGTTTGGTTATGTGGCTGCTCAAAATAAGAAAGAGCGCGGGAAGATCGATTCTAACTTACAATCTCAAACCAAGTTGATACAGATCATTGATTCAAAAAAATCGCAGAATTTAGCTATTCTTCTACGAGCATTGAATGTGACAACTGAACAAGTCTGTGAAGCAGTTAAGAAAG GCACTCAGCTTCCAGTTGAGCTTATTTCAACTTTGTTGAAAATGCAACCAACTCAAGACGAAGAACTAAAACTTCGGTTATATAATGGCGATCTTAACCAACTCGGTACTTCAGAACGTTTCCTCAAAAACTTGGTTGAGATCCCGTTTGCGTTTAAACGTCTCGAAGCTTTGCTGTTCATGAGTTCCCTTCATGAGAATTACCATGTGGCTAAAGAATCATTTGCCACTCTGGAG GTAGCATGCAACAAACTTACAAGCAGCAGACTCTTCTTGAGGCTTCTAGAAGCAGTTCTCAAAACGGGTAACCGGATGAATGACGGTACATACCGTGGTGGGGCCCAGGCGTTCAAACTCGATACCCTTTTGAAACTTTCTGATGTCAAAGGAACCGATGGAAAAACGACTCTTTTATCATTCGTGGTTCAAGAAATCATCCGGTATGAAGGAATCAAGGTGGCTAGACACCAAGGTCTCGAACCGAACAATGAATCACCCGAACATCTCAAAATGTTAGGTATGGAGGTTGTTTCGAAATTAAGCGAGGAACTCAACGATGTGAAAAAAGCATCCATTATTGACGGTGAGATGTTAACGTCAACGGTTTCTAAATTGGGAAATATGTTGAAGAAAACGAAAGAATTTATGAATGAAGAGATGAAAAAAGCAGAAGGAGCTACCGAGTTTATTAACGCACTCACTCGGTTTTTGGAGTATGCAGAAGCGGATATCAAGTGGATGATCGAAGAAGAGAAACGGATAATGGCAGTGGTCAAGAGCACAGCGGATTATTTCCATGGGAAATCTGGAAAAGACGAAGGCTTACGATTGTTTGCCATAGTTCGCGATTTTTTAAAGATATTGGATAATACATGTAACGAAGTGAGAAAAACATTGGCCATACAAAAAAGACTTAACCATAAGGAATCTACACCTGCAAAAACAAACAAGCGGTATTGGAAGAACACTCGCGATAAGATCATGATCATGAAAGACGCGGTTAAAATGATACTTGAAGCGCTTTATGATGGCGACGACGACGATGACGAAGTTCAAGACACAGGTCAGAAGTCATCACCGACGCCTGCAAGCACTTCTTCACCGTTTATGCCGAGTATTCATGATAAACTCGCGCTATTGGCtataaacaatcaacaaacagACGGTTCAGATTCGGATTCAGATGACTGGAGCATAGATAACGATGAAACGAAACATTCTTCATTAGATGCTAATAATCAAGCCAAGTCACGGGCTATGGATGACAAGATGGATGGTTTAGAAGCGGATGACTGGAGTTCAGATAACGGAGAAAAGGAACCACACGCGTCAGACGAAACGCGTTGGCGGTTTTTGACGGATGCTGACGGTGAGCAACCGTTCCCGACTGACTTGGGGTTGAATGATGAAGATACAATGCAGGTTGAAAGCGAGTCACCTTATGCATCGACACCACCTACTTCCGTAGATATTAGTCCACATAGTTTCGTGGATGCTGAGGATGAACGATTGCTCTCAGACATAAAAGACGAACGGATAAATGGTCCAGATGCTGATAGCTTCCATTCAGATGGTGATGCTTCCTATAATGAACTACTGGTTCCAGTAGTCGAAGCTGAGACGATGACTGATTCAGATGATGATGTACAACGGCAGAGTCAAACGGAAGCACCGCATACACCGGAATCGCCTATTTCTGAAGAAATAAGCGATCGGGGGTTATCAGATGCAAACAAGTTCAACGATGAGCCAACATATGATTCGGACTCCGATGCACAACATACGCCAGAATCACTTACTTCTGAAGAAAGAAGCCAACAGTTACAAGATGTTAACGAGTTCAACGATCATGTTGTAACAGGGCAGAGTCAAACAGAAGCACAGTATACAACCGAATCACCTATTTTTAAAGAAAGTAGCCAACAGTTACCAGGTGTTGACGAGTTCAACATTGATGATGTAACAGGGCAAAGTCAAACCAAAGCACAACATACACCGGAATCACCTGCTTCTGAAGAAAGTAGCCAACAGTTGTCAGATGTTAACAAGTTCAACGATGATGTAACCGGGCTGAGTCAAACCGAATCACCTACTTTTGAAGAAAGTAGCCAACAGTTACCAGGTGTTAACGAGTTCGACGTTGATGACGTAACAGGGCTGATTCGAACCGAATCACCTACTTTTGAAGAAAGTAGCCAACAATTACCAGGTATTAACGAGTTCAACGTTGATGACATAACAGGGCTGAGTCAAACCGAATCACCTACTTTTGAAGAAAGTAGCCAACAGTTACCAGGTGTTAACGAGTTCGACGTTGATGACGTAACAGGGCTGATTCGAACCGAATCACCTACTTTTGAAGAAAGTAGCCAACAGTTACCAGGTGTTAACGAGTTCGACATTGATGACGTAACAGGGCTGATTCGAACCGAATCACCTACTTTTGAAGAAAGTAGCCAACAGTTACCAGGTATTAACGAGTTCAACGTTGATGACATAACAGGGCTGAGTCAAACCGAATCACCTACTTTTGAAGAAAGTAGCCAACAGTTACCAGGTGTTAACGAGTTCAACGTTGATGACGTAACAGGGCTGAGTCAAACCGAATCACCTACTTTCGTAGAAAGTAGCCAACAGTTACCAGGTGTTAACGAGTTTAACGTTGATGACGTAACAGGGCTGAGTCAAACAGAATCACCTACTTTTGAAGAAAGTAGCCAACAGTTGCCAGGTGTTAACGAGTTTAACGTTGATGATGTAACAGGGCTGAGTCAAACAGAATCACCTACTTTTGAAGAAAGTAGCCAACAGTTACCAGGTGTTGACGAGTTCAACGATGAGCTAATGAATGGTTCAGACTCCGACGCTTGGCattcagatgatgatgatgtaacaGGGCAGAGTCAAACAGAATCACAACATACAAACGAATCACCTACTTTTGAAGAAAGTAGCCAACAGTTACCAGGTGTTAACGAGTTCAATGATGAGCCAATGAGCGATTCAGACTCCTCCGACCCTTGGCattcagatgatgatgatgtaacaGGACAGTCAAAAGGTGGTGCAAGATGA